From Methanosarcinales archaeon:
CTCCTCTCATCCCTAAAACCGCGCCAGCTTGAAGCCATCAAACACACCCAAGCCCCCCAACTGATCCTCGCAGGCGCAGGTACAGGCAAAACCACGACCATAACTG
This genomic window contains:
- a CDS encoding UvrD-helicase domain-containing protein — encoded protein: MTLDSLLSSLKPRQLEAIKHTQAPQLILAGAGTGKTTTIT